The following DNA comes from Terriglobales bacterium.
GGCAGCGCCATGATGCCTGCTTCCACCTCCGCACAGAACACGTTGAAGCCGCCGGAGATGATCATGTCCTTCTTTCTATCAACGATGTAGAAATAGCCCTCCTCGTCCCGGTAGCCGATGTCTCCCGTGTGGTGCCAGCCGTGCGCCCGTACTTCCGAGGTCGCCTCCGGCATATTGTGATAGCCCGGCGTGACCAGCGGCCCACGCGCCACCACCTCTCCCGGTTGATTGGGCGGCAGGATCCGGCCTTCATCGTCCATTACTGCGAGCCGCACCGCATAGGTCGGTTTGCCGCAACTGCGCAGGCGTTCAGGATGGTCTCCGGCGGCCGCCGCGGCAACGGTCTTCGCATCCAGCCAGGTCAGCAGCATGGGTGCTTCGGTCTGCCCGTAGCATTGGCACATGCAGGGCCCGAAAATCTCAACCGCTCGCTTGAACTTGTCCGGTGAGACCGACGAGCCAGCCAGCAGGAACACGCGCAGGCTCGAATAGTCGAAGTTGCCGATTTCGGGATGGGCCAGCAGCGCGTAGAGCGCGGTGGGCGGCAGGAACAGATGAGTCACACGGTGGCGCTCGATTCCCCGCAGCACTTCGAGAGCGTCGAATCCCGGCAGCACGACGTTCGTGGCTCCGATGGCGAGCATGACGAACGCCACCACACCGGCGGCGTGCGAAAGCGGCGCGGTGCTGAGGCAGACCGCGTCGCCACCCTCGCCACGCCAGTAATGCGAACCCATTTCCGTCATGGTTCCCCAGGACAAGCTGGTCACGCGCACCCCTCTCGCCGGTCCGGTGGTGCCTCCGGTCGGAACCAGGCCGACCAAGCGATCGATGTTGCCGCGCGCATCTGCCCAATCGATGGGTTCGGCGTCCACTCCCAGCTTCATGAAGGATTCCAGCGACGGAGCATGGCCATCCTCGGCATCGATGCAGACTAGGTGATGGAGCGACGGCACTCGTGCCTTCAGGTCCGCGACACTTTCTCGGAAACGGCTGTGATAGAAGAGCCAGCGGGTTTCCGAATAGTTCAGGTACTCGACGTTGGCTTCCACCGCGCTGCGGAAGTTGAGCGGCACCCAGGCGCCGCCGGCCCGCATCAGGCCCAGCATGCAAAGCAAAACGCGCGCGTCGTTGATGGAATAGATGGCGACGCGCTCTTCCCCACGCACGCCGCTCACCCACATGGCGCGGGCGATCTTCTCACTCGCGGCCTGCGTCTCCCGATAGGAATAGCGGATATCCCCATCGCGGATGGCGGCGCGATCCGGTTTCGCGTCAGCGCTCTTGTCGAAATAGTCGATGGCTCGCATACGCAGCTGTTCTTCTCAGCCGCAAAGTCTCGCCTTCGAGAGGCCGTAGCCCTCCAGAGCCTTCAGCAGTTCGCGATGTCCGAATGCCGCCGCCGGCGACGCGAACCCGACTCTCCGGGGAGCGGCATGGATCAGGTGGTGCGCCGCATAGGCCTGCAACAAGCCGGTCGTCCGATAGGCGCAAGTCCCGAGGACGACGCACTGCACGAAATCCGTCGTGCCGCGCCCCACCACGATGTCCACCGTACGCTGTTCGCGAGTGTTCTCCGGTGGCGGCGTGCCGCCCTGCACGGAACTGGCCATCTCAGCCAGCTTGCGTTCCTGCTCTTTCTTGGGCAACGGCCGTATCTCCTGCTCGAAATGTCTCTCCGTCGCGGCTACGGTCTGCATGATCTGCCGGTCGAGCAATCCGCCCAGGCAGCGCACGTTCGCGATCCGCGGATGATCCTTGTACCAGACCGGATGCGGGAAGCCGCCCCACGGCAGCGCCAATCGCGTGGTGATCGAACCGGGGACCACCACTTCATGCGGC
Coding sequences within:
- a CDS encoding AMP-binding protein; protein product: MRAIDYFDKSADAKPDRAAIRDGDIRYSYRETQAASEKIARAMWVSGVRGEERVAIYSINDARVLLCMLGLMRAGGAWVPLNFRSAVEANVEYLNYSETRWLFYHSRFRESVADLKARVPSLHHLVCIDAEDGHAPSLESFMKLGVDAEPIDWADARGNIDRLVGLVPTGGTTGPARGVRVTSLSWGTMTEMGSHYWRGEGGDAVCLSTAPLSHAAGVVAFVMLAIGATNVVLPGFDALEVLRGIERHRVTHLFLPPTALYALLAHPEIGNFDYSSLRVFLLAGSSVSPDKFKRAVEIFGPCMCQCYGQTEAPMLLTWLDAKTVAAAAAGDHPERLRSCGKPTYAVRLAVMDDEGRILPPNQPGEVVARGPLVTPGYHNMPEATSEVRAHGWHHTGDIGYRDEEGYFYIVDRKKDMIISGGFNVFCAEVEAGIMALPQVLECAVIGVPDDKWGEAVKAIIVLKEGASLTEESVIAHCKAKLGGVKAPKSVEFRPEIPKTPAGKTDRKVLRKDFWAGQERGVH